In the genome of Limnobaculum zhutongyuii, one region contains:
- the rpsH gene encoding 30S ribosomal protein S8, with product MSMQDPIADMLTRIRNGQAANKVAVTMPSSKLKVAIAKVLKEEGYIEDYKIEGDTKPELELVLKYFQGAPVVESIQRISRPGLRIYKRKDELPKVMAGLGIAVISTSKGVMTDRAARQAGLGGEIICYVA from the coding sequence ATGAGCATGCAAGATCCGATCGCGGATATGCTGACCCGTATCCGAAACGGTCAGGCCGCGAACAAAGTTGCGGTCACTATGCCTTCCTCCAAGCTAAAAGTGGCTATTGCCAAAGTGCTGAAGGAAGAAGGTTATATTGAAGATTACAAAATTGAAGGCGACACCAAGCCTGAACTGGAATTAGTACTTAAGTACTTCCAGGGAGCGCCTGTTGTAGAAAGTATTCAGCGAATCAGCCGTCCAGGTCTGCGCATCTATAAAAGAAAAGATGAGCTGCCAAAAGTTATGGCTGGTTTAGGTATTGCTGTTATTTCTACTTCTAAAGGTGTCATGACCGATCGTGCAGCTCGCCAGGCAGGACTTGGTGGCGAGATTATCTGCTACGTAGCTTAA
- the rpsN gene encoding 30S ribosomal protein S14, with protein sequence MAKQSMKAREVKRVKLADKFYAKRTELKAIISDVNASDEDRWNAVLKLQTLPRDSSPSRQRNRCRQTGRPHGVLRKFGLSRIKVREAAMRGEIPGLKKASW encoded by the coding sequence ATGGCTAAGCAATCAATGAAAGCACGTGAAGTTAAACGTGTGAAGTTAGCAGACAAGTTCTACGCAAAGCGTACTGAACTTAAAGCGATTATCTCTGATGTGAATGCATCCGATGAAGACCGTTGGAATGCAGTGCTCAAACTGCAAACTCTTCCACGTGATTCCAGTCCAAGCCGTCAACGTAACCGTTGTCGCCAAACAGGCCGCCCACACGGCGTTCTGCGTAAATTTGGATTGAGTCGTATCAAGGTCCGTGAAGCCGCAATGCGCGGTGAAATCCCGGGTCTGAAAAAGGCTAGTTGGTAA
- the rplE gene encoding 50S ribosomal protein L5: MAKLHDYYREQVVSKLVEQFSYKSVMQVPRVEKITLNMGVGEAITDKKLLDNAAADLAAISGQKPLITKARNSVAGFKIRQGYPIGCKVTLRGERMWEFLERLISIAVPRVRDFRGLNPKSFDGRGNYSMGVREQIIFPEIDYDKVDRVRGLDITITTSAQSDEEGRALLAAFNFPFRK; encoded by the coding sequence ATGGCGAAACTGCATGATTACTATAGAGAACAGGTAGTTAGTAAACTGGTAGAACAGTTTAGCTACAAATCTGTCATGCAAGTCCCTCGGGTCGAGAAGATCACCCTTAATATGGGTGTTGGTGAAGCGATCACTGATAAGAAACTGCTGGATAACGCAGCAGCTGATTTAGCAGCGATCAGTGGTCAAAAACCGCTAATCACCAAAGCACGCAACTCTGTTGCAGGCTTCAAAATCCGCCAGGGCTATCCGATCGGCTGTAAAGTGACCCTACGTGGCGAACGTATGTGGGAATTCTTAGAGCGTCTGATTTCTATTGCTGTACCTCGTGTACGTGACTTCCGTGGCTTAAATCCTAAGTCATTTGATGGTCGTGGTAACTACAGCATGGGCGTGCGTGAGCAGATTATCTTCCCAGAAATCGACTATGACAAAGTCGATCGTGTACGTGGTTTGGACATTACCATTACCACTTCTGCGCAATCTGACGAAGAAGGCCGCGCTCTGCTGGCTGCCTTTAACTTCCCATTCCGCAAGTAA
- the rplX gene encoding 50S ribosomal protein L24 — MAAKIRRDDEVIVLTGKDKGKRGKVKNVLSSSKIVVEGINLVKKHQKPVPALNQPGGIVEKEAAIQVSNVAIYNTATGKADRVGFRFEDGKKVRFFKSNSETIK, encoded by the coding sequence ATGGCAGCGAAAATCCGTCGTGATGACGAAGTTATCGTGTTAACCGGTAAAGATAAAGGTAAACGCGGTAAAGTTAAGAATGTTCTGTCTTCCAGTAAGATTGTTGTTGAAGGTATCAACCTGGTGAAGAAACATCAGAAGCCGGTTCCGGCTCTGAACCAACCAGGTGGCATCGTTGAAAAAGAAGCTGCAATTCAGGTTTCTAACGTTGCAATCTACAACACAGCTACAGGCAAGGCTGACCGTGTAGGCTTTCGTTTTGAAGACGGCAAAAAAGTCCGTTTCTTCAAATCTAATAGCGAAACTATCAAGTAA
- the rplN gene encoding 50S ribosomal protein L14 yields MIQEQTMLNVADNSGARSVMCIKVLGGSHRRYAGVGDIIKITIKEAIPRGKVKKGDVLKAVVVRTRKGVRRPDGSVVRFDRNACVLLNNNSEQPIGTRIFGPVTRELRSEKFMKIISLAPEVL; encoded by the coding sequence ATGATCCAAGAACAGACTATGCTGAACGTCGCTGACAACTCTGGCGCACGTAGCGTAATGTGTATCAAGGTTCTGGGTGGATCGCACCGTCGCTATGCTGGCGTGGGCGACATCATTAAAATTACCATCAAGGAAGCAATTCCTCGCGGTAAGGTTAAAAAAGGTGATGTCCTTAAGGCTGTAGTGGTGCGCACCAGAAAGGGTGTTCGTCGCCCTGACGGATCTGTCGTTCGCTTCGATCGTAATGCTTGTGTGTTATTAAATAACAACAGTGAGCAACCGATCGGTACGCGTATTTTTGGGCCGGTGACTCGTGAACTGCGTTCTGAAAAGTTCATGAAAATCATCTCTCTGGCACCAGAAGTACTGTAA
- the rpsQ gene encoding 30S ribosomal protein S17, whose product MTDKIRTLQGRVVSDKMEKSLVVAIERMVKHPMYGKFIKRTTKLHVHDENNECGIGDLIEIRECRPLSKTKSWTLVRVVEKAVL is encoded by the coding sequence ATGACTGATAAAATCCGTACTCTGCAAGGTCGTGTTGTTAGTGACAAGATGGAGAAATCCCTTGTTGTAGCGATTGAGCGTATGGTGAAGCACCCGATGTATGGTAAGTTCATCAAACGTACGACTAAGCTGCACGTACATGACGAGAACAATGAATGTGGAATCGGCGATCTGATCGAAATTCGTGAATGCCGCCCACTGTCTAAGACTAAGTCCTGGACACTTGTTCGAGTTGTAGAGAAAGCTGTTCTGTAA
- the rpmC gene encoding 50S ribosomal protein L29, protein MKAKELREKSVEELNTELLNLLREQFNLRMQAASGQLQQSYLLKQVRRNVARVKTLLNEKAGA, encoded by the coding sequence ATGAAAGCAAAAGAGCTGCGTGAAAAAAGTGTTGAAGAGCTGAACACTGAGCTGCTTAACCTGCTGCGTGAACAGTTTAATCTGCGCATGCAAGCAGCAAGCGGTCAACTGCAACAGTCTTACCTGTTGAAACAAGTGCGTCGTAATGTTGCACGTGTGAAGACTTTACTGAATGAGAAGGCGGGTGCGTAA
- the rplP gene encoding 50S ribosomal protein L16, whose product MLQPKRTKFRKVHKGRNRGLAAGADVSFGTFGLKAVGRGRLTARQIEAARRAMTRAVKRQGKIWIRVFPDKPITEKPLEVRMGKGKGNVEYWVALIQPGKVLYEMDGVSEEIAREAFKLAAAKLPIKTTFVTKTVM is encoded by the coding sequence ATGTTACAACCAAAGCGTACAAAATTCCGTAAAGTGCACAAGGGCCGCAACCGTGGTCTGGCTGCTGGCGCGGATGTGAGCTTCGGCACTTTCGGTCTGAAAGCTGTTGGCCGCGGTCGTCTGACTGCTCGCCAAATCGAGGCGGCACGTCGTGCCATGACACGTGCAGTTAAGCGTCAAGGTAAAATCTGGATCCGTGTGTTCCCAGACAAACCAATCACTGAAAAGCCGCTTGAAGTGCGTATGGGTAAAGGTAAGGGTAATGTGGAGTATTGGGTTGCCCTGATTCAACCGGGAAAAGTCCTGTATGAAATGGATGGTGTCTCGGAAGAAATTGCCCGTGAAGCATTCAAGCTGGCAGCAGCAAAACTGCCGATTAAAACCACCTTTGTAACTAAGACGGTGATGTAA
- the rpsC gene encoding 30S ribosomal protein S3 — MGQKVHPNGIRLGIVKPWNSTWYANTKEFADNLDSDFKVRQFLTKELSKASVSRIVIERPAKSIRVTIHTARPGIVIGKKGEDVEKLRNAVASIAGVPAQINIAEVRKPELDAKLVADSITSQLERRVMFRRAMKRAVQNAMRIGAKGIKVEVSGRLGGAEIARTEWYREGRVPLHTLRADIDYNTSEAHTTYGVIGVKVWIFKGEILGGMAAVEQPEKPAAQPKKQQRKGRK; from the coding sequence ATGGGTCAGAAAGTACATCCGAATGGTATTCGACTGGGTATTGTCAAACCTTGGAACTCTACCTGGTACGCAAATACCAAAGAATTCGCTGATAACCTGGACAGCGACTTTAAAGTTCGTCAATTCTTAACTAAAGAATTGTCGAAAGCTTCTGTTTCTCGCATCGTTATCGAGCGTCCTGCGAAGAGCATCCGTGTGACTATTCACACTGCTCGTCCAGGCATCGTTATCGGCAAGAAAGGTGAAGATGTCGAAAAACTGCGCAACGCGGTAGCATCAATTGCTGGCGTGCCTGCGCAAATTAATATCGCCGAAGTCCGTAAACCGGAACTAGACGCTAAACTGGTTGCTGACAGCATCACTTCACAGCTGGAACGTCGTGTTATGTTCCGTCGTGCTATGAAGCGTGCAGTTCAAAACGCCATGCGTATAGGCGCTAAAGGTATCAAAGTGGAAGTAAGCGGCCGTTTAGGCGGTGCTGAAATCGCGCGTACCGAATGGTACCGTGAAGGTCGTGTTCCGTTGCACACTCTGCGTGCGGATATCGATTATAACACTTCTGAAGCGCACACCACTTATGGTGTAATCGGCGTAAAAGTGTGGATCTTCAAAGGTGAGATCTTGGGTGGTATGGCTGCCGTTGAACAACCGGAAAAACCGGCTGCTCAACCGAAGAAGCAGCAGCGTAAAGGCCGTAAATAA
- the rplV gene encoding 50S ribosomal protein L22 — protein sequence METIAKHRHARSSAQKVRLVADLIRGKKVSQALEILTYNNKKAADLVKKVLESAIANAEHNDGADIDDLKVAKIFVDEGPTMKRIMPRAKGRADRILKRTSHITVVVSDR from the coding sequence ATGGAAACTATCGCTAAACATCGCCACGCTCGTTCTTCTGCTCAGAAGGTTCGCTTAGTTGCAGACCTGATTCGCGGTAAGAAAGTGTCACAAGCTCTGGAAATTTTAACCTACAACAACAAGAAAGCTGCTGATCTGGTTAAAAAAGTACTTGAGTCTGCCATTGCAAACGCAGAACACAACGATGGCGCTGACATCGACGATCTGAAAGTCGCGAAAATCTTTGTCGACGAAGGTCCAACCATGAAGCGTATCATGCCTCGTGCGAAAGGCCGTGCAGATCGTATCCTGAAGCGCACCAGCCACATCACTGTGGTTGTGTCCGATCGCTGA
- the rpsS gene encoding 30S ribosomal protein S19 has protein sequence MPRSLKKGPFIDLHLLKKVEKAVESGDKKPVKTWSRRSTIFPNMIGLTIAVHNGRQHVPVFVSDEMVGHKLGEFAPTRTYRGHAADKKAKKR, from the coding sequence ATGCCACGTTCTCTCAAGAAAGGTCCATTTATAGACCTGCACTTGCTGAAGAAGGTAGAGAAAGCGGTGGAAAGCGGAGACAAAAAGCCTGTTAAGACTTGGTCCCGTCGTTCAACGATCTTTCCAAACATGATCGGTTTGACCATCGCTGTCCATAATGGTCGTCAGCACGTTCCAGTATTTGTATCCGATGAAATGGTCGGTCATAAACTGGGCGAATTCGCGCCGACTCGTACTTATCGCGGCCATGCGGCTGACAAAAAAGCCAAAAAGCGCTAA
- the rplB gene encoding 50S ribosomal protein L2 codes for MAIVKCKPTSPGRRHVVKVVNPELHKGKPYAPLLEKNSKSGGRNNNGRITTRHIGGGHKQHYRLVDFKRNKDGIPAVVERLEYDPNRSANIALVLYKDGERRYILAPKGLKAGDQIQSGVDAAIKVGNTLPMRNIPVGSTVHNVEMKPGKGGQMARSAGGYVQIVAREGSYVTIRLRSGEMRKVLSDCRATLGEVGNSEHMLRVLGKAGASRWRGVRPTVRGTAMNPVDHPHGGGEGRNFGKHPVTPWGVQTKGKKTRSNKRTDQYIVRRRSKK; via the coding sequence ATGGCAATTGTTAAGTGTAAGCCAACATCTCCGGGTCGTCGCCACGTAGTTAAAGTGGTTAACCCTGAGTTGCACAAGGGCAAGCCTTATGCCCCATTGCTGGAAAAAAACAGCAAATCAGGTGGCCGTAACAACAATGGCCGTATCACCACGCGTCATATTGGTGGTGGTCACAAGCAGCATTATCGTTTAGTTGACTTCAAACGCAACAAAGATGGTATCCCTGCTGTTGTTGAGCGTCTGGAATATGATCCGAACCGTTCCGCGAATATCGCGTTGGTTCTGTATAAAGACGGTGAACGCCGTTATATTCTGGCGCCAAAAGGCCTGAAAGCCGGTGACCAAATCCAATCTGGTGTTGATGCAGCTATTAAGGTAGGTAACACCCTGCCAATGCGTAACATCCCAGTGGGTTCTACGGTTCACAACGTTGAAATGAAACCAGGTAAAGGCGGCCAAATGGCTCGTTCTGCTGGCGGATATGTTCAAATCGTTGCCCGTGAAGGTTCCTATGTAACGATACGTCTTCGTTCTGGCGAAATGCGTAAAGTATTATCTGATTGCCGCGCCACCTTAGGTGAAGTTGGTAACTCAGAGCATATGCTGCGCGTACTAGGTAAAGCTGGTGCTAGCCGTTGGCGTGGTGTTCGTCCTACCGTTCGCGGTACGGCGATGAACCCAGTCGATCACCCACACGGTGGTGGTGAAGGTCGTAACTTTGGTAAACATCCTGTGACTCCATGGGGCGTTCAGACCAAAGGTAAGAAGACCCGTAGCAACAAGCGTACCGATCAATATATCGTACGTCGCCGTAGTAAAAAATAA
- the rplW gene encoding 50S ribosomal protein L23 translates to MIREERLLKVLRAPHVSEKASSAMEKHNTIVLKVAKDATKAEVKAAVQKLFEVEVNEVRTLLVKGKTKRHGQRVGRRSDWKKAYVTLKEGQNLDFIGGAE, encoded by the coding sequence ATGATCCGTGAAGAACGCCTGCTGAAAGTCCTGCGCGCACCACATGTTTCTGAAAAAGCCTCTAGCGCAATGGAAAAGCACAATACAATCGTGCTGAAAGTTGCTAAAGATGCGACTAAAGCAGAAGTTAAAGCTGCTGTTCAGAAGCTGTTTGAGGTTGAAGTCAATGAAGTTCGTACTTTGCTGGTTAAAGGCAAAACGAAACGTCATGGTCAGCGTGTTGGTCGTCGTAGCGACTGGAAAAAAGCTTACGTCACTTTGAAAGAAGGCCAGAATCTGGACTTCATCGGCGGCGCAGAGTAA
- the rplD gene encoding 50S ribosomal protein L4: MELVMKDAPGALTVSETTFGRDFNEALVHQVVVAYAAAARQGTRAQKTRAEVTGSGKKPWRQKGTGRARSGSVKSPIWRSGGVTFAARPQDHSQKVNKKMYRGALKCILSELVRQDRLIVVEKFTVEAPKTKLLVQKLKEMALDDVLIITSEVEPNLYLAAGNLHKVDVRDVAGIDPFSLIAFDKVVMTADAVKQVEEMLA, encoded by the coding sequence ATGGAATTGGTAATGAAAGACGCGCCTGGCGCGCTGACTGTTTCCGAAACTACCTTCGGGCGTGATTTCAATGAAGCGTTAGTACATCAGGTTGTTGTTGCTTATGCAGCTGCAGCTCGTCAAGGTACTCGTGCTCAGAAGACCCGCGCTGAAGTAACAGGTTCCGGTAAAAAACCGTGGCGTCAAAAAGGCACCGGCCGTGCGCGTTCAGGTTCTGTAAAGAGCCCGATCTGGCGTTCAGGCGGCGTGACCTTTGCTGCTCGTCCACAAGACCACAGCCAGAAAGTCAACAAAAAGATGTACCGCGGCGCACTGAAGTGCATTCTGTCCGAACTGGTACGTCAAGATCGTCTGATTGTAGTCGAGAAGTTCACTGTAGAAGCACCTAAAACTAAGTTGCTGGTACAGAAACTGAAAGAAATGGCTCTGGATGATGTACTGATCATCACTAGCGAAGTTGAACCTAATCTGTACCTGGCAGCAGGTAACTTACACAAGGTTGACGTTCGTGATGTTGCTGGCATCGATCCATTTAGTCTTATCGCTTTTGATAAAGTGGTGATGACTGCTGACGCTGTGAAGCAAGTAGAGGAGATGCTGGCATGA
- the rplC gene encoding 50S ribosomal protein L3, protein MIGLVGRKVGMTRIFTEDGVSIPVTVIEIEANRVTQVKDLANDGYRAVQVTTGAKKANRVTKPEAGHFAKAGVTAGRGLWEFRLNEGEEFAAGQEINVDIFADVKKVDVTGTSKGKGYAGTVKRWNFRTQDATHGNSLAHRGHGSIGQNQTPGKVFKGKKMAGHLGDERVTVQSLDVVRVDAERNLLLVKGAVPGATGSDLIVKPAVKA, encoded by the coding sequence ATGATTGGTTTAGTCGGTCGTAAAGTGGGAATGACCCGCATCTTTACTGAAGATGGCGTATCTATCCCCGTTACAGTTATCGAAATTGAAGCGAACCGTGTTACTCAGGTTAAAGACCTGGCTAACGACGGATACCGTGCTGTACAGGTTACTACCGGTGCTAAAAAAGCAAACCGTGTAACCAAACCAGAAGCGGGTCACTTCGCTAAAGCTGGCGTTACAGCTGGCCGCGGCCTGTGGGAATTCCGCCTGAATGAAGGTGAAGAGTTCGCAGCAGGTCAAGAAATTAACGTTGATATTTTTGCAGACGTTAAAAAAGTTGACGTTACCGGTACATCAAAAGGTAAAGGTTATGCTGGCACTGTTAAGCGCTGGAATTTCCGTACTCAGGATGCTACCCATGGTAACTCTTTGGCACACCGTGGTCATGGTTCAATCGGTCAGAACCAGACTCCAGGTAAAGTGTTCAAAGGCAAGAAAATGGCAGGCCACTTAGGTGACGAGCGTGTAACCGTTCAAAGCCTGGACGTAGTACGTGTTGACGCTGAGCGCAACCTGCTGCTGGTCAAAGGTGCTGTTCCGGGAGCAACCGGTAGCGACCTGATCGTTAAACCGGCTGTCAAGGCGTAA
- the rpsJ gene encoding 30S ribosomal protein S10 has translation MQNQRIRIRLKAFDHRLIDQSTAEIVETAKRTGAQVRGPIPLPTRKERFTVLISPHVNKDARDQYEIRTHKRLVDIVEPTEKTVDALMRLDLAAGVDVQISLG, from the coding sequence ATGCAGAACCAAAGAATCCGTATCCGCCTGAAAGCGTTTGATCACCGTTTGATCGACCAATCAACTGCGGAAATCGTCGAGACTGCTAAGCGCACTGGCGCTCAAGTTCGTGGTCCGATCCCGCTGCCGACCCGCAAAGAGCGTTTTACCGTTCTGATCTCTCCGCACGTCAATAAAGATGCGCGCGATCAGTACGAAATTCGTACTCACAAGCGTCTGGTTGACATCGTTGAGCCAACTGAAAAAACGGTTGATGCTCTGATGCGTCTGGATCTGGCTGCCGGTGTTGACGTGCAGATCAGCCTGGGTTAA
- a CDS encoding LTA synthase family protein: MNQIKVHYYKERLFFSDISIALDPTNFSTLFHYPLALSGVIGLIILLIINIALYIRSPKISISYRLLSLVAVGALVTGIIFASQNKTNIEHWQASLPKGKGTIVNLFMSAQQMYYQPPQYDGSAKYFLSASSFKYRPDANTKKPDIVVMLQESTVNPALYHLPDITLPEFKMFAADEGTRATSPLRVQTFGGGTWLSEFSLLTGLNTDDFKFRKNSVFYTVAPHIKTSLFHELKNNGYYTVVLTPMYKMNYNAGPTYNHLGIDLIIQPQELGYPAELDDNLWTIPTRTMLDYVKTLLARYTDKPVFIFVLTMNEHGPYDTGHSDDFGIEKSIDNRDVAGALSHYISKLKLLNEATEEFSQFIIHREKPTMFLYFGDHQPNIGWDDDYNTGWTNEPRITQFFLKDNLSSKPVANIGGLTDISFLGGMLLERAGLSVSPFYEANIRMRNLCLGLLDDCPDEQLIKSYKHYIYQDLKNAGE; the protein is encoded by the coding sequence TTGAATCAGATAAAGGTTCATTACTATAAAGAGCGATTATTCTTTTCTGATATCAGCATTGCTCTCGATCCAACCAACTTCAGCACTCTGTTTCATTATCCTCTGGCATTATCAGGTGTTATCGGCCTGATCATCTTGCTTATTATTAATATTGCGCTTTATATTCGAAGCCCGAAGATAAGTATTTCTTATCGTTTGCTTTCGTTGGTAGCAGTAGGCGCCTTAGTTACCGGCATTATATTTGCCAGCCAGAACAAAACGAATATTGAGCATTGGCAGGCTTCTCTCCCGAAAGGAAAGGGAACCATCGTTAACTTATTTATGTCTGCCCAACAAATGTATTATCAGCCACCTCAATATGACGGTTCAGCTAAGTACTTTTTATCCGCGTCATCATTTAAATACCGACCAGATGCAAACACTAAAAAACCTGATATTGTCGTAATGTTGCAAGAGTCAACCGTTAACCCGGCACTTTATCACTTACCAGATATAACATTACCTGAGTTTAAAATGTTTGCCGCTGATGAAGGAACTCGAGCAACCAGTCCGCTCAGAGTACAAACATTTGGTGGAGGGACATGGCTATCCGAGTTTTCTCTTCTTACCGGGCTTAATACCGATGACTTTAAGTTTCGCAAGAATTCCGTTTTCTATACTGTTGCCCCGCATATAAAAACCAGTTTGTTTCACGAACTAAAGAACAATGGCTACTACACCGTAGTACTCACCCCGATGTATAAGATGAACTACAATGCAGGGCCAACCTATAACCATCTGGGCATTGATTTAATCATTCAACCACAAGAATTAGGCTACCCTGCAGAACTTGATGATAATTTATGGACTATTCCAACCAGAACTATGTTGGATTATGTGAAGACATTACTTGCCCGTTATACCGATAAGCCGGTATTCATTTTTGTTCTTACTATGAATGAACATGGCCCTTACGATACCGGACATTCTGATGATTTCGGTATAGAAAAATCAATTGATAATCGTGATGTTGCCGGTGCTTTAAGCCACTATATTAGCAAGCTCAAACTGTTGAATGAAGCAACAGAGGAATTCTCTCAATTCATTATCCATCGAGAAAAACCAACCATGTTCCTGTATTTTGGCGATCATCAACCTAACATCGGCTGGGATGACGATTACAATACCGGTTGGACCAACGAACCTCGTATTACTCAATTTTTTCTAAAAGATAATTTATCTTCAAAACCCGTTGCCAATATCGGGGGCCTGACCGATATTTCATTTTTAGGTGGAATGCTACTTGAACGTGCAGGTTTATCAGTATCCCCTTTCTATGAGGCAAATATCCGCATGAGAAATCTTTGTTTAGGACTTCTTGATGATTGCCCCGATGAGCAACTGATTAAAAGCTATAAGCATTATATCTATCAGGATTTAAAAAATGCGGGTGAGTGA
- the tuf gene encoding elongation factor Tu — protein MSKEKFERTKPHVNVGTIGHVDHGKTTLTAAITNVLAKTYGGQARAFDQIDNAPEEKARGITINTSHVEYDTPSRHYAHVDCPGHADYVKNMITGAAQMDGAILVVAATDGPMPQTREHILLGRQVGVPYIIVFLNKCDMVDDEELLELVEMEVRELLSQYDFPGDDTPVIRGSALKALEGDAAWEGKIIELAEALDSYIPEPERAIDKPFLLPIEDVFSISGRGTVVTGRVERGIVKVGEAVEIVGIKETTQTTCTGVEMFRKLLDEGRAGENVGVLLRGTKREEIERGQVLAKPGTINPHTQFVSEVYILSKDEGGRHTPFFKGYRPQFYFRTTDVTGTIELPEGVEMVMPGDNIQMTVTLIAPIAMDEGLRFAIREGGRTVGAGVVAKIIK, from the coding sequence GTGTCTAAAGAAAAATTTGAACGTACAAAACCGCACGTTAACGTTGGTACTATCGGCCACGTTGACCATGGTAAAACTACTCTGACAGCAGCTATCACCAACGTATTAGCTAAAACTTACGGTGGTCAGGCTCGTGCATTCGATCAAATCGATAACGCACCAGAAGAAAAAGCACGTGGTATCACCATCAATACTTCTCACGTAGAATACGACACCCCAAGCCGTCACTATGCTCACGTTGACTGCCCGGGACACGCCGACTACGTTAAGAACATGATCACTGGTGCTGCTCAAATGGACGGCGCTATTCTGGTAGTAGCTGCAACTGACGGCCCAATGCCACAAACTCGTGAGCACATCCTGTTAGGTCGCCAGGTAGGCGTTCCTTACATCATCGTGTTCCTGAACAAGTGTGACATGGTTGATGACGAAGAACTGTTAGAATTAGTTGAAATGGAAGTTCGTGAACTTCTGTCTCAGTACGATTTCCCAGGTGATGATACTCCGGTAATCCGTGGTTCAGCACTGAAAGCGCTGGAAGGCGACGCTGCATGGGAAGGCAAAATCATCGAATTAGCAGAAGCACTGGATTCTTATATCCCAGAGCCAGAGCGTGCAATTGATAAGCCGTTCCTGCTGCCAATCGAAGACGTATTCTCTATCTCTGGTCGTGGTACAGTAGTAACCGGTCGTGTAGAGCGCGGTATCGTTAAAGTGGGTGAAGCGGTTGAGATCGTTGGTATCAAAGAGACCACTCAAACCACTTGTACTGGCGTAGAAATGTTCCGTAAATTACTGGACGAAGGCCGTGCGGGTGAGAACGTTGGTGTTCTGCTGCGTGGTACTAAGCGTGAAGAAATCGAACGTGGTCAAGTACTGGCTAAACCAGGTACTATCAACCCACACACCCAGTTCGTATCAGAAGTTTATATTCTGAGCAAAGATGAAGGTGGTCGTCATACTCCATTCTTCAAAGGCTACCGTCCACAGTTCTACTTCCGTACAACTGACGTGACCGGTACTATCGAACTGCCAGAAGGCGTAGAGATGGTAATGCCAGGTGATAACATTCAGATGACAGTAACACTGATTGCTCCAATCGCGATGGACGAAGGTTTACGCTTCGCTATCCGTGAAGGTGGTCGTACTGTTGGTGCTGGTGTTGTTGCTAAAATCATTAAGTAA